Proteins from a genomic interval of Thermoleophilaceae bacterium:
- the xseB gene encoding exodeoxyribonuclease VII small subunit: MTDEALTYESAVSRLEAIISRLDTGQAGLRETLDLCAEGKTLIEFAAGELEAVGKGLEELRLDELIARLEAAGPPPEGDRG; the protein is encoded by the coding sequence GTGACCGACGAGGCACTCACCTACGAGTCCGCCGTCTCCCGCCTCGAGGCGATCATCAGCCGGCTCGACACCGGACAGGCCGGCCTGCGCGAGACGCTGGACCTGTGCGCCGAGGGCAAGACGCTGATCGAGTTCGCGGCGGGAGAGCTGGAGGCGGTGGGCAAGGGGCTCGAGGAGCTGCGCCTCGACGAGCTGATAGCCCGCCTCGAGGCCGCCGGGCCGCCCCCCGAGGGCGACCGCGGCTGA
- a CDS encoding pyridoxamine 5'-phosphate oxidase family protein, which produces MTASLPDPVTDVFARYITTEYTTVDRRGAPITWPVTPYYASGGEHIDVTTGLGYPKKANDARANPKVGLLFSDPTGSGLEGAPMVLVQGCAGVDDADLDSNRERYWEESAAKLPATKDMHPPALLRGLFAWYYTRIYVHVRPERVFVWPEGDVTREPELYDSHLEEVRSGHDEEPDVELPPPAGGAIAWDGRIEELGRTYTEAVLSLVSPDGFPFSVRVPVTLDRAARRVRIEADPAGMPLQPGLACITAHAHSPEFKWQRNFQVRGDLVADDGGWALVPRRLVGGFEVAASQLQTYRENFRKVLRFRRTAKRELARRGR; this is translated from the coding sequence GTGACGGCCAGTCTGCCGGACCCGGTCACCGACGTCTTCGCCCGCTACATCACGACCGAGTACACGACGGTCGACCGCCGCGGTGCGCCCATCACCTGGCCGGTCACGCCGTACTACGCGAGCGGCGGCGAGCACATCGACGTCACCACGGGCCTCGGCTACCCGAAGAAGGCGAACGACGCACGGGCGAACCCCAAGGTCGGGCTGCTCTTCTCCGATCCCACCGGCAGCGGCCTGGAAGGAGCGCCGATGGTGCTCGTCCAGGGCTGTGCGGGCGTGGACGACGCCGACCTCGACTCCAACCGGGAGCGCTACTGGGAGGAGTCCGCGGCCAAGCTGCCGGCCACCAAGGACATGCACCCGCCGGCGCTCCTGCGCGGGCTGTTCGCCTGGTACTACACGCGCATCTACGTGCACGTTCGCCCCGAGCGGGTCTTCGTCTGGCCGGAGGGCGATGTCACGCGCGAGCCCGAGCTGTACGACTCGCACCTGGAGGAGGTGCGCTCGGGTCACGACGAGGAGCCGGACGTGGAGCTCCCCCCGCCGGCCGGCGGCGCCATCGCCTGGGACGGGCGCATCGAGGAGCTGGGCCGTACCTACACCGAGGCCGTGCTCTCGCTGGTCTCACCCGACGGCTTCCCCTTCTCGGTGCGCGTGCCGGTCACGCTCGACCGCGCCGCCCGGCGCGTGCGCATCGAGGCCGACCCGGCGGGCATGCCGCTCCAGCCCGGCCTGGCCTGCATCACCGCCCACGCCCACAGCCCCGAGTTCAAGTGGCAGCGCAACTTCCAGGTGCGCGGCGACCTCGTGGCCGACGACGGCGGCTGGGCGCTCGTGCCGCGCCGGCTGGTGGGCGGGTTCGAGGTGGCGGCGTCGCAGCTGCAGACCTACCGGGAGAACTTCCGCAAGGTCCTGCGCTTCCGGCGCACGGCCAAGCGCGAGCTGGCTCGGCGCGGTCGTTGA
- a CDS encoding YlcI/YnfO family protein, with protein MRTTIRLDDELLAEAKQAAARSGRTLTAVIEDALRVSLSRMAHSPRAEPVDLPVSRLRGGLQPGVDLDDSAALLDLMEEDDPPY; from the coding sequence ATGCGCACCACCATCAGGCTTGACGACGAGCTCCTGGCCGAGGCGAAGCAGGCCGCCGCGCGCAGCGGGCGGACGCTGACGGCGGTGATCGAGGACGCGCTGCGCGTATCGCTGTCGCGCATGGCCCACTCACCACGCGCCGAGCCTGTCGACCTGCCCGTGTCGCGGCTGCGCGGTGGTCTTCAGCCCGGCGTCGATCTCGACGACAGCGCGGCCTTGCTCGACCTCATGGAGGAAGACGATCCTCCTTACTGA
- a CDS encoding type II toxin-antitoxin system VapC family toxin, which translates to MVFSPASISTTARPCSTSWRKTILLTDVNVLVYAFRPDLPRHSEYRAWLTETAGSDSAFGLSDVVLSGFLRIVTNPRAFARPDPIEAAIVFVEALRSRPNAVPITPGRRHWDIFAELCRAVEAKGNLVPDAYLAALAIESGSDWITADRDYSRFPGLRWRHPLD; encoded by the coding sequence GTGGTCTTCAGCCCGGCGTCGATCTCGACGACAGCGCGGCCTTGCTCGACCTCATGGAGGAAGACGATCCTCCTTACTGACGTCAACGTTCTCGTCTACGCCTTCCGTCCCGATCTGCCTCGCCACTCCGAGTACCGCGCATGGCTCACGGAGACGGCCGGCTCGGACTCGGCTTTCGGGCTGAGCGACGTCGTGCTCAGCGGGTTCCTCCGGATCGTCACCAATCCACGCGCGTTCGCGCGACCGGATCCGATCGAGGCGGCAATCGTGTTCGTCGAGGCGCTCCGGTCGAGGCCCAATGCCGTGCCGATCACCCCGGGCCGCCGGCACTGGGACATCTTCGCCGAGCTGTGCCGGGCCGTTGAGGCCAAGGGCAACCTCGTCCCGGACGCCTACCTCGCCGCGCTCGCCATCGAGTCAGGCAGCGATTGGATCACGGCCGACCGCGACTACAGCCGCTTTCCGGGGCTTCGCTGGCGCCATCCGCTGGACTGA
- a CDS encoding ADP-ribosylglycohydrolase family protein, with protein sequence MAARIDKDRSLGALLGLAAGDALGAPVEGLPAGEIRERHGTLSEMTGGGHLGLRAGQGTDDTEMAICLARSLISSGGFDARAALAEYLAWYRGEPLGIGLTVAGVLERVEGGAAPHDAVREQHEASGGLSGGNGALMRTTPIAIAFAGNDRGLRDATLEDAAITHYDPLAGKAALLHNQVISWVLTRGPDAPLAELRDASWLDERIEDVVVPATAGLREQAESRAADDGAFVLASLAVGLAAYFSAESFEEGLVWAVNAGGDTDTNGAVAGALLGARFGAAAIPDRWLTALERRADLETLHGHLAKLA encoded by the coding sequence GTGGCCGCGCGGATCGACAAGGACCGCTCGCTCGGCGCTCTCCTCGGCCTCGCAGCCGGCGACGCGCTCGGGGCTCCCGTCGAGGGACTTCCGGCCGGCGAGATCCGTGAGCGCCACGGCACGCTCTCCGAGATGACCGGCGGCGGGCACCTCGGGCTGCGCGCCGGCCAGGGCACCGACGACACCGAGATGGCCATCTGCCTCGCCCGCTCGCTCATCTCGAGCGGCGGCTTCGACGCGCGCGCGGCGCTCGCCGAGTACCTGGCCTGGTATCGCGGCGAGCCGCTGGGCATCGGCCTCACCGTCGCCGGCGTGCTCGAGCGCGTGGAGGGCGGGGCCGCGCCGCACGACGCGGTGCGCGAGCAGCACGAGGCCTCCGGCGGGCTGAGTGGCGGCAACGGCGCGCTCATGCGCACGACCCCGATCGCGATCGCGTTTGCCGGCAACGACCGCGGGCTGCGCGACGCCACCCTCGAGGACGCCGCCATCACCCACTACGACCCGCTGGCCGGCAAGGCCGCCCTCCTCCACAACCAGGTGATCTCCTGGGTGCTCACCCGCGGGCCTGACGCCCCGCTCGCCGAGCTGCGGGACGCCTCCTGGCTGGACGAGCGCATCGAGGACGTGGTCGTGCCCGCCACCGCCGGGCTGCGCGAGCAGGCGGAGAGCCGCGCAGCCGACGACGGCGCCTTCGTGCTCGCCTCGCTGGCGGTGGGGCTGGCGGCCTACTTCAGCGCCGAGTCGTTCGAGGAGGGCCTTGTCTGGGCCGTGAACGCCGGCGGAGACACCGACACCAACGGCGCGGTGGCCGGTGCTCTGCTCGGCGCCCGCTTCGGCGCCGCCGCGATCCCGGACCGCTGGCTGACGGCGCTGGAGCGCCGCGCGGACCTCGAGACGCTGCACGGGCACCTGGCGAAGCTGGCCTGA
- a CDS encoding nuclear transport factor 2 family protein — MTNEEIIRAGYATFNRGDRGDVPSFFSEDAVIDTSVAFIGPIDYRGREGAKQFIDSITDMFETYEAEPVEVVAAGDRVLCVVDLCGRLRATGREVQDREIQLWRLNGGAIVELTVYRDRADADRAMGILEESS, encoded by the coding sequence GTGACGAACGAGGAGATCATCCGAGCGGGCTACGCCACGTTCAACCGCGGCGACCGGGGTGACGTGCCCAGCTTCTTCTCCGAGGACGCCGTGATCGACACGTCGGTGGCCTTCATCGGCCCGATCGACTACCGCGGCCGCGAGGGCGCGAAGCAGTTCATCGACTCGATCACGGATATGTTCGAGACGTATGAGGCGGAGCCCGTGGAGGTCGTCGCGGCCGGCGACCGGGTGCTCTGTGTCGTGGACCTCTGCGGGCGCCTGCGGGCCACCGGACGTGAGGTGCAGGACCGTGAGATCCAGCTCTGGCGGCTGAACGGCGGCGCGATCGTGGAGCTCACCGTATACCGCGACCGCGCCGACGCCGACCGGGCCATGGGCATCCTCGAGGAGTCCTCCTAG
- a CDS encoding HAD family phosphatase, which translates to MSAPARAVVSDFGGVLTNPLIEAFAAYQEHSGVRFEDLGRAMQAATEARGGEHPLFLLEKGLISEDEFLHRLEEQLPEGTRLEGFRDAYFDALHPNEELIGFLRELRERGLRMAMLTNNVREWEPHWRSKLPDIDEIFELVVDSAFVGMRKPEPGIYELTLERLGGGLAAEDCVFLDDLEVNVEAARELGMRAVHYRSNAQAIPAIEDALRA; encoded by the coding sequence ATGAGCGCACCCGCGCGCGCGGTGGTGTCCGACTTCGGGGGCGTGCTCACGAACCCGCTGATCGAGGCCTTCGCCGCCTACCAGGAGCACTCCGGCGTGCGCTTCGAGGACCTCGGCCGCGCCATGCAGGCCGCCACCGAGGCGCGCGGCGGCGAGCATCCGCTGTTCCTGCTCGAGAAGGGCCTCATCAGCGAGGACGAGTTCCTCCACCGGCTCGAGGAGCAGCTTCCCGAGGGCACCCGGCTCGAGGGCTTCCGCGACGCCTACTTCGACGCGCTCCACCCCAACGAGGAGCTGATCGGCTTCCTGCGCGAGCTCCGCGAGCGCGGCCTGCGAATGGCCATGCTCACCAACAACGTGCGCGAGTGGGAGCCTCACTGGCGCTCGAAGCTGCCCGACATCGACGAGATCTTCGAGCTCGTGGTCGACTCCGCGTTCGTGGGCATGCGAAAGCCCGAACCCGGGATCTACGAGCTCACGCTCGAGCGGCTCGGCGGCGGGCTGGCCGCCGAGGACTGCGTCTTCCTCGACGACCTCGAGGTGAACGTGGAGGCCGCTCGCGAGCTGGGCATGCGCGCGGTCCACTACCGGTCCAATGCGCAGGCCATCCCCGCGATCGAGGACGCGCTGCGTGCATAG
- a CDS encoding FxsA family protein, with protein sequence MPLVALVVLFILVPLAELYVILQVGDAIGAPLTILLLAADSMLGAVLLKAQGRAVWRRFSETLAAGTMPHREVIDGVLVIFGGAFLITPGFLTDIAGILFLIPPTRALFRRALMRRLSKRVVTGFSARRRAPGDVDGTAREYDAPTPRLER encoded by the coding sequence ATGCCGCTGGTCGCGCTCGTCGTCCTCTTCATCCTCGTCCCCCTGGCAGAGCTGTACGTGATCCTCCAGGTGGGGGACGCGATCGGCGCGCCGCTCACGATTCTGCTGCTGGCGGCGGATTCCATGCTCGGCGCGGTGCTGCTCAAGGCCCAGGGCCGGGCGGTCTGGCGGCGGTTCAGCGAGACGCTCGCCGCGGGGACCATGCCCCACCGCGAGGTGATCGACGGCGTGCTCGTGATCTTCGGCGGCGCCTTCCTCATCACTCCCGGCTTCCTCACCGACATCGCCGGCATCCTGTTCCTGATCCCGCCCACCCGGGCCCTCTTCCGGCGCGCCCTGATGCGGAGGCTGTCGAAGCGGGTGGTCACCGGCTTCTCCGCGCGGCGCAGGGCGCCCGGCGACGTCGACGGCACCGCGCGCGAGTACGACGCGCCGACACCGCGGCTGGAGCGGTGA
- a CDS encoding metal-sulfur cluster assembly factor has protein sequence MPSVDEVEEALTNVIDPELGLDFVELGLVYEIEVEDSEVFVTFTLTSPGCPIGPQVTDQMKEFVAELEGVSAVHPKMTFSPPWTPDMMSEDAKFALGY, from the coding sequence ATGCCTTCCGTGGACGAAGTAGAAGAAGCCCTCACGAACGTCATCGACCCCGAGCTCGGGCTCGACTTCGTGGAGCTCGGCCTGGTGTACGAGATCGAGGTGGAGGACTCGGAGGTCTTCGTCACCTTCACGCTCACCTCGCCCGGCTGCCCGATCGGCCCCCAGGTGACCGATCAGATGAAGGAGTTCGTCGCCGAGCTCGAGGGCGTCAGCGCCGTGCACCCCAAGATGACGTTCTCGCCGCCGTGGACCCCGGACATGATGTCCGAGGACGCGAAGTTCGCTCTCGGCTACTGA
- a CDS encoding helix-turn-helix domain-containing protein, whose protein sequence is MTAGAGALPGAAAASTRRLPSGKHGLSREAVEDSQRVRMLDAMAREVAARGFGGTSVRHVVSAAGVSRKTFYEHFANKTACFLALYDEMLALLRARARDAAASEADVTRRAQASVRALVESMEEEPGLVRVCLTEPFAAGPAAMQRYWRLLQLIEGLLEGASWSRSTVPSEVIAGGIAVELVRRFTTGSSQPLDEILRALAPDRP, encoded by the coding sequence GTGACCGCCGGGGCCGGGGCCTTGCCCGGAGCCGCAGCCGCATCGACGCGCCGGCTCCCGTCCGGGAAGCATGGCCTGTCGCGGGAGGCGGTCGAGGACTCGCAGCGTGTGCGCATGCTCGATGCGATGGCGCGCGAGGTCGCCGCTCGCGGCTTTGGCGGCACCAGCGTCCGCCACGTCGTCAGCGCTGCCGGCGTCTCGCGCAAGACCTTTTATGAGCACTTCGCCAACAAGACGGCCTGCTTCCTGGCTCTCTACGACGAGATGCTCGCGCTGCTGCGCGCCCGCGCCCGCGACGCGGCGGCCTCCGAGGCCGATGTCACGCGGCGAGCGCAGGCGTCGGTTCGTGCGCTCGTTGAAAGCATGGAGGAGGAGCCAGGGCTGGTGCGGGTGTGCCTGACCGAGCCGTTCGCGGCCGGGCCCGCCGCCATGCAGCGCTACTGGCGGTTGCTGCAGCTCATCGAAGGCCTCCTCGAGGGCGCCTCGTGGTCTCGGTCGACCGTGCCGAGCGAGGTGATCGCCGGCGGCATCGCAGTCGAGCTCGTGCGCCGGTTCACGACCGGCTCGTCGCAACCGCTCGATGAGATCCTCCGCGCCCTCGCTCCTGACAGGCCGTGA